In Debaryomyces hansenii CBS767 chromosome B complete sequence, one genomic interval encodes:
- a CDS encoding DEHA2B11968p (weakly similar to uniprot|P47008 Saccharomyces cerevisiae YJL145W SFH5 putative phosphatidylinositol transfer protein) has translation MSETAVVEQPNDEVSTEKINASSVGDTIKSTELTADQKDKLEKLIGAVPEILKKTDNPKYDEIFGYCINVDTNEHVDVSIRNEILLKFLVADEYDVETAKTRLVNTLNWRNKFQPLSAAYEEEFDQELDQLGVITGNPDGNSNMKYVTWNLYGKLKNPKKVFQQYGGEGESKVGAKEGTQFLRWRIGIMEKSLSFADFTDPSNNKIAQVHDYNNVSMLRMDPNVKASTKQIISIFGANYPELLSVKFFINVPVFMGWVFSFLKKMGIISAETLKKFQVLSNGNLSEWFGKDNLPAEYNGGKSTKFSSLEALAEATPEHDIPVYAKIILAQTKDQVIEDTNLSVD, from the coding sequence ATGTCGGAAACAGCAGTGGTTGAACAACCGAACGATGAAGTTTCAACTGAAAAAATAAACGCTAGCTCAGTTGGTGATACTATCAAATCTACCGAGCTCACAGCTGATCAAAAAGATAAGTTGGAGAAATTAATTGGGGCCGTTCCagaaattttaaagaaaacTGATAACCCTAAATACGATGAAATCTTCGGGTACTGTATCAATGTTGATACAAACGAACATGTCGATGTTTCCATTAGAAACgaaattttgttgaagttTTTGGTAGCTGATGAATACGACGTTGAAACTGCCAAGACAAGATTAGTGAACACCTTGAATTGGAGAAATAAGTTCCAACCTCTTTCAGCCGCTTACGAAGAGGAATTTGACCAGGAATTGGATCAATTGGGGGTCATTACTGGCAACCCAGATGGTAACAGTAACATGAAGTATGTCACTTGGAACTTATACGGGAAACTTAAGAATCCTAAAAAGGTGTTCCAGCAGTACGGTGGTGAAGGTGAGTCCAAGGTGGGTGCTAAGGAAGGTACACAGTTCTTGAGATGGCGTATTGGTATCATGGAAAAATCATTGCTGTTTGCAGACTTCACCGACCCATCGAACAACAAAATCGCCCAAGTCCATGACTACAATAACGTCTCCATGCTTCGTATGGACCCCAACGTCAAGGCTTCCACAAAGCAGATCATCAGTATTTTCGGTGCCAACTACCCAGAACTATTATCtgttaaattcttcatcaacgTTCCAGTATTCATGGGCTGGGTATTCTCATTCCTCAAGAAAATGGGTATCATCAGCGCTGAAACTTTGAAGAAGTTCCAAGTCTTGAGTAACGGTAACTTGTCTGAATGGTTTGGTAAGGATAACTTGCCAGCAGAATACAACGGAGGCAAGTCTACGAAGTTCAGCCTGTTAGAAGCCTTGGCTGAAGCCACCCCAGAACATGATATACCAGTCTACGCTAAAATCATCCTCGCCCAAACCAAAGATCAAGTAATTGAAGACACTAACCTCTCCGTTGACTAA
- a CDS encoding DEHA2B11990p (no similarity) — protein MASNITDFYRVLELASNASDDDIKRSYKKLAVKYHPDKTSDTKHHELFIKIQEAYETLKDPEKRRKYDREHRKSNYSSYKSYSTSAHTSTTTSASTSTSRTSRTPGYYGFYQHFYRSYQNPDMAEKQKQAQEEKLKKDREDQSRKAAKIAKEKVEEQLRRDKEERIKRERELEKRKERERYKEKENEREAANAHYNERKRDAYRKEWENTFTHFAQEDDVLDQYFLERRRAQDKAKDKPVFGSVHNGNPSNSQTAYREQDTPDTDSLGQHGHDSSDPIVLDDDGVERRSSKSMSNTQASANGSNGSNKKGSNHNSDSEDEEFVSALHESSDEMESNAAGSNGNGSEQLFNGVEQLFNASMNLRPRQEPSRLSKNRRSVSPSRNKPVAPTTSYVRNNSVSHDHATSKRPKTTGTFGFDDLKDQLGGDIGNVDFSEVLESLPKDVRNDKTRKISEDITSKLKAKRPRVAEYTNGTSKAETLHIPINRNSVKGHYMPSDGRKKILTMLDLHASPTIHNYNSPTPPEALLSKKLTKEIWMRYVSSIRDYQSDFLNYKKHIVQYQLERSKKDEEYFELINSSSACFEVYQQCLERDFKVLQEYTESLRVFTSTMDIYKQNCNWIKMSNS, from the coding sequence ATGGCATCAAATATAACCGACTTCTATCGGGTGTTAGAGTTGGCGTCTAATGCgtctgatgatgatatcaaGCGAAGTTACAAAAAGTTAGCTGTCAAATATCATCCTGATAAGACGTCAGATACAAAACACCATGAGttgtttatcaaaataCAAGAAGCATATGAAACGTTAAAAGATCCTGAAAAACGGCGCAAATACGATAGAGAACACAGAAAGAGCAATTACAGTTCATATAAATCATATAGTACGTCTGCGCATACATCTACAACCACTTCCGCATCTACGTCTACGTCTAGGACGAGCAGAACCCCAGGATATTATGGATTCTATCAGCATTTCTATAGATCATACCAAAATCCAGATATGGCAGAAAAGCAGAAACAGGCGCAAGAagagaagttgaaaaaaGACCGGGAAGACCAATCGAGGAAGGCTGCCAAAATTGCTAAGgaaaaagttgaagaacAACTCAGAAGAGACAAAGAAGAGAGGATCAAGAGAGAACGCGAGCTAGAGAAACGGAAGGAACGTGAACGGTATAAggaaaaggaaaatgaaCGAGAGGCGGCAAACGCTCATTATAACGAAAGGAAACGAGATGCATATAGAAAGGAATGGGAGAACACATTCACCCATTTCGCCCAGGAAGATGATGTTCtagatcaatattttttggAGAGGCGAAGAGCACAAGATAAGGCTAAAGATAAGCCTGTATTTGGATCGGTTCATAATGGAAATCCACTGAATAGCCAGACGGCCTATCGTGAGCAAGACACCCCCGATACAGACAGCCTTGGCCAACATGGACACGATTCCAGTGATCCTATAGTACTAGACGATGATGGCGTGGAACGGCGGTCTAGTAAGCTGATGTCGAATACACAAGCTTCAGCCAATGGACTGAATGGATCGAATAAAAAGGGATCAAATCATAATTCGGATTcggaagatgaagaatttgtaTCTGCATTGCACGAATCACTGGACGAAATGGAAAGCAATGCTGCAGGTTCTAATGGAAATGGGTCGGAGCAACTTTTCAATGGAGTAGAACAACTTTTCAATGCTAGCATGAATCTCAGGCCTAGACAGGAGCCCAGCCGATTAAGCAAAAATCGACGTTCTGTTTCACCGTCAAGAAATAAACCAGTCGCTCCAACCACGAGTTATGTTCGAAATAATAGCGTTTCTCACGATCATGCCACATCCAAAAGACCGAAGACTACAGGCACGTTTGgttttgatgatttgaagGACCAGTTAGGTGGTGACATTGGAAACGTCGACTTCTCCGAAGTCTTGGAAAGCTTACCAAAAGATGTACGTAATGATAAGACTCGGAAGATCAGTGAAGATATCACCTCCAAACTCAAGGCCAAACGACCAAGAGTGGCCGAATACACGAATGGTACTTCGAAGGCAGAAACACTTCACATTCCTATTAACAGAAACTCTGTCAAGGGCCATTATATGCCCTCCGATGGTCGGAAGAAAATACTAACCATGTTGGACTTGCATGCATCTCCAACCATTCACAACTATAACTCTCCAACTCCCCCAGAGGCCTTGCTCAGTAAAAAATTaacaaaagaaatttgGATGAGATACGTTTCCTCCATTCGTGATTACCAATCTGACTTCCTCAATTATAAGAAGCATATCGTACAGTATCAATTAGAGAGATCTAAGAAAGACGAAGAATACTTCGaactaataaattcaagttcTGCTTGCTTCGAAGTTTATCAACAATGTCTAGAACGTGATTTTAAGGTTCTCCAGGAATACACAGAGCTGCTAAGAGTATTTACGAGTACAATGGATATCTATAAACAGAATTGCAACTGGATTAAGATGTCGAATTCATAG